DNA sequence from the Nakaseomyces glabratus chromosome E, complete sequence genome:
TTTATTTATAGTAGAGAAGTTGCAAAAAGGTCTCACATTAAAGGAACAGACTCGAtagtatattttattttgattgtAAAATCTAAGATAGGATGAAATGTCTATATACTTAATCCCTAAATGACGACTATACATGGTGTTGGGTCAGCTGCGCGCTTCCCCAGACCAATAAGTACTCATACCATAGATGCTATTCAGCTtagacaaaaaaagaatgcaAAAAAACCTGAACATCTTTGTTTACTTATCCTAGGAGAACGAGGATCAGGGAGATCGACTTTTTTGGCAAATCTTTGTAACTATCCTGATTATACGCAGTCACAAGCGGTTGAAGTCTGTGATCCCAGAAGATCACATATAGCACagaaattaaaaatcaTAAAGAAACATTTAGACCTCAGTTCACATATAAACGCACCTATGATACTTGATTTAGTTATTATGGAAGGATTTGGtgataattttgataattcTGGGACTTCGGCGACAATTTCAGCATACCTTAACACCCAATTCGAGAATTATTTggctgaagaagagaaaatacATAGAACCGGGATTATAGAAGATACTAGACCGCATGCGTGTCTCTATTTTATCAAGCCAAATATGAGAGGATTAaatgattttgatattgaagttttaaagaaaattcaaaagCAGGTCAATATTATTCCAATTTTAACAAAAGCTGATATTTTGAGTCAGCCAGAACTAGTATCgaataaagaaataatcAAGAGACAGCTAAGGGATAATAATATAGAAATATATGATTTTGGGAATGACAGAATAGGTGATGTCTTCTCTTATAATGATATGCATCCATTTGACAAATATACTCGTTCACAGAATATAAATGAAATGGTTCCATTTGCAACTACTTGTAGTAAGCTTAAATACGTACATCCATGGACAGCTGAAACGCTACATATAAGGAAATATAGCTGGGGTGAATTAATTGTAGAAgacttttcaaattctgaATTTGCTTATTTGAAGGGGATATTATTTGGCTCACATGTCCAGGAATTGAGAAATTTCACGCAAAATGTGCTATATGAGACTTTCAGAGCTAGAAAACTGTTAGAAAGGCGATCAGCTATTGTTGAAAGCAATAGTATTCAACAAGATATACACCATTCAATGCATAGAATTGTCGGGTTACATTTTAAACAGAGTGATAACTCCTCAAAGTTATCACCAAACAAATTAATAGATGAAAAAGATCAATTGCTACTTGAttatgaaagaaaattgcGTGACTTGGAGACAAGATTAAACTCTGAGCAAAGCAAGTCTACGATGTCGTCAATTCCTTAAAGCAATAATTAGTCTTTAACCGGTATCATAATATATTCTCTATTGTCTGCAATTTGTAGTCGAGAAATTGGAATATTGTGTTTGATTCTAAAATGGTCCATTCCTGGATAGCAAAACACACATTAATCTCATTAATTGTAGTTCTATGTATAACTCAAACAATGTTGTTTTCTATTTGGATAACATTGATTTAGGTAAGCAGATCATTCTTCTTTACATGATGCTATACATCTATTAGTTTCTAAGTACGATGACTGGATCGTTTCCACTCATAAATGCTTCAATGGATAAGATGTGCAGAAAACAATAGTCCTCAAATAGCAACATTGCTAGGCAATTTATGATTTCGGTCATAAATTTGTATTTCTGTTATGCATTCTATGAGTTGGCGGTGCTTCATATCATAAGAtatcaaattcaataaGTAAACTGTATAATCACTAAATGTCAGGTAGAAATTTTCAATCTAGAGTGGTATGTctaaaaaagaaaatataggCAAGGATAGACCATTGCAACATGctataataacaaaaccGGAAGCTAATGAAATTTCAGATTCATCTACGGGTAACTGCAATAGATTTGGAAGCAGCAGCATAATTTCCAACTCATCTAATCCTATCAAATATATGAATACAAATGACATATTCGATAGTGCTAAAGGCAGAAATGGTCAGCTTAGCGGATCGGTAACATCAACTAAGAAATCAATAGATACTTTCAAAACACCAGTGCGTAATGGCAGTGCCGAAATAATAGTTGACAATGAAAGGTATAGTCCACTGGGACTAAAGAAAGCATCCAATCAAAGAACGCCTGATCTGGAGAAAATAGCCAACTTCTTTAAGAATAAAAGAACACCAAGAAGGAACAAAATACTAGAAACTTCTGAATACTCTGATTCTGATGATACACCTATAAGTCAAAGAATGGTCATGCATGAAGATTTATCTCCCTCAAAAGCTAGCAcagcaaagaaaaacttaTTAAATGATGTAACAGCCATTGAAGACACTACAGAAACTGTTATTGATGATTCTAGATTGAGTACTGGTTTGAAAGAGATCGTTTTGCCAATTGGTGAGCCGTTTCTGAATAACTCCTCTCCATTTAGAGACGGGACCGCTAATCCATATCATGCATCCCAACTGGGTGCTGAAGAAGTTAGCCACATTGGTAGCCATCGTAGTGATAACAACAACGAAAACTCCAATAATGGAAAAACTACAGCAGTTGATGAACACTCTCAATATAATACTATATCAGATGGCAGATTCATATTTCGGATTAGCGATAAGAATGAAGCAAATAGTGCAGCAGCCACACAGCGGATACAGGGTAGTCAAAATGAGACACAATCAACAGAGTTGCTTGACAATACAACACAACATGATACTAGTTTAATAAAGGAAAATGGCGTTACAAGTAATTCACAGAATTCTTTGGACTCTAAAACCCCAGAAGTTTACAAGACTGGGTATGAGTCAGGTATGTCGTCGCAATCTGTCATAGATGTAACAACACCATTAAATTCCGTACTCTTATCACATGACAACGTTATAGAGGTTCCACGTACAAGCTCTCCTTCGAAATCGAAAGTTCCTCGAACTAAGATCACATCAAGTCAAAATGATCAGCATCTGGATACTCAGTACTCTTCATATAACCAGAAGGTTTATCTGCAAGTCATTAGTGCTGCTAACAAGGATTATGAGCAAACTTATGGGGATACCCAACTAATAGAGGACAAAGAGTCGCATATTATAAGTGATGGAGAACAAACCCAAGAACTGCCAGAGATTGAGGAAGAGGCTGAATTGGATGATTCTATTAGTCAACATCATTCTACAAGAAATTTCTCTCAAGATATATCATCCAAAACTGAGCAGATAAGGGCGACGGCAAATATTTTAGCAACTTCTTCAGAAGATGATGCGAACGATCATGAGTCGCCTTGCAACAAACGAGCTAAGATCTCGGAAAAGGAAGGTCTAGCCAAACCAGATAAGATCAATTCTAACAATCTGTATAAACAAGAATGGATTAAAAAGTTAAAACTTCAGAATGATAATGTACAAAACTTGGGTACTCTAGAACCCAAAGatat
Encoded proteins:
- the SPR28 gene encoding septin SPR28 (CAGL0E04840g~Ortholog(s) have role in ascospore formation and ascospore wall, cytosol, meiotic spindle, prospore membrane, septin complex, spindle microtubule localization), giving the protein MTTIHGVGSAARFPRPISTHTIDAIQLRQKKNAKKPEHLCLLILGERGSGRSTFLANLCNYPDYTQSQAVEVCDPRRSHIAQKLKIIKKHLDLSSHINAPMILDLVIMEGFGDNFDNSGTSATISAYLNTQFENYLAEEEKIHRTGIIEDTRPHACLYFIKPNMRGLNDFDIEVLKKIQKQVNIIPILTKADILSQPELVSNKEIIKRQLRDNNIEIYDFGNDRIGDVFSYNDMHPFDKYTRSQNINEMVPFATTCSKLKYVHPWTAETLHIRKYSWGELIVEDFSNSEFAYLKGILFGSHVQELRNFTQNVLYETFRARKLLERRSAIVESNSIQQDIHHSMHRIVGLHFKQSDNSSKLSPNKLIDEKDQLLLDYERKLRDLETRLNSEQSKSTMSSIP
- the RAD9 gene encoding chromatin-binding protein RAD9 (CAGL0E04862g~Ortholog(s) have double-stranded DNA binding, enzyme activator activity, histone binding activity), coding for MSKKENIGKDRPLQHAIITKPEANEISDSSTGNCNRFGSSSIISNSSNPIKYMNTNDIFDSAKGRNGQLSGSVTSTKKSIDTFKTPVRNGSAEIIVDNERYSPLGLKKASNQRTPDLEKIANFFKNKRTPRRNKILETSEYSDSDDTPISQRMVMHEDLSPSKASTAKKNLLNDVTAIEDTTETVIDDSRLSTGLKEIVLPIGEPFLNNSSPFRDGTANPYHASQLGAEEVSHIGSHRSDNNNENSNNGKTTAVDEHSQYNTISDGRFIFRISDKNEANSAAATQRIQGSQNETQSTELLDNTTQHDTSLIKENGVTSNSQNSLDSKTPEVYKTGYESGMSSQSVIDVTTPLNSVLLSHDNVIEVPRTSSPSKSKVPRTKITSSQNDQHLDTQYSSYNQKVYLQVISAANKDYEQTYGDTQLIEDKESHIISDGEQTQELPEIEEEAELDDSISQHHSTRNFSQDISSKTEQIRATANILATSSEDDANDHESPCNKRAKISEKEGLAKPDKINSNNLYKQEWIKKLKLQNDNVQNLGTLEPKDIIFEDAVWYQYDANLKFYPGRIESIDYIRNKAQIRHKTGTVEVNIGDVYYLNLLIGDHVDCGGYTGEIIALKCLSENSKDFRCVRGFDHVLLKRLSGNGKLGLEVFEMPISDICMSIEQWMKRSKIHVVSHPPSLEPGNDLSTPSRSGKRSSRTSPRKNNKNAIYIESSTPAKLKSETAKEDQRSSPIVPINISFNTSMPECTINDDYDNYNEALFVFSSLADNSTELTERIEQLGGLVLEEGFSSVFEYCAQNRFDDTIIREKYGITVKNIQPELIPKDDSPIFTRSFACVVSRRHLRSLKYLECLALGWPTIHWKFIEDVGSISHASINQLWNYLLPSGESLRLAEADQRLGVIISNNIFEFTRNYLKGYSLNQQCSNRSNILRDYTIIVLGSSQLDNFLNFAFSCLGAAHVSYIFPSSISDYSDLLKNTLSKKQRLVVIENIFRLLGELRDYEGINVTDNIILFVNCNSNEKDDKLVDMLRRNQKREAIPDYLSINIESKEWLIQTIINGSNGFSRVVG